Proteins encoded by one window of Cyanobium sp. NS01:
- a CDS encoding glycosyltransferase, translating into MKVLILHPNFPAQFRERAFWLVRQGHDVTFLCQTHYGRKIDGVKRITLKGDLGHERLKAATRSAYDEAVHRSAQYRAALQQLKANDYTPDVVISHTGWGCGLALADLWPHAHRIGYVEWWFQSTSSLTTFNEGCRWPVFKRSNKKWSPGNGGRNALILQELENCDTVISPTHWQRAQLPRTIRRRCIVIPDGIEINYFRRTIPSPDISDIKYLTYGTRGMEVVRGFPEFILELPSVLAQYEDIVVQIAGEDEINYGGKQPLEGSWGKWAIKYLKEAGLDHRVQFLGRLSRHNYRDWLYRSWCHVYLTQPYVASWSLLESMACGALLVASDVEPVREFVTNYEGFLVDHRQPGWLHAKIEQIYLNQEVFISLRKRLAEKVLAYDISASNLLWQSCICH; encoded by the coding sequence ATGAAGGTACTCATTCTACACCCGAACTTCCCAGCCCAATTTAGGGAGCGCGCCTTCTGGCTCGTGCGTCAAGGCCACGATGTAACATTCCTTTGCCAAACCCACTATGGACGCAAGATTGATGGTGTCAAGCGGATCACCTTGAAGGGTGACTTAGGTCATGAACGACTGAAGGCAGCTACAAGGTCTGCCTATGACGAAGCAGTTCATCGCTCTGCACAATATAGGGCTGCTTTACAACAGCTCAAGGCAAATGACTATACGCCCGATGTGGTGATCAGCCATACTGGATGGGGATGCGGCTTAGCTTTAGCAGACCTATGGCCTCACGCTCACAGGATTGGATATGTAGAATGGTGGTTTCAATCCACTTCCAGCCTGACTACCTTTAACGAGGGATGTAGGTGGCCTGTTTTTAAGCGCTCAAACAAGAAGTGGTCACCAGGAAATGGTGGGCGCAATGCACTGATCCTTCAAGAACTTGAGAATTGCGATACTGTGATAAGCCCCACCCATTGGCAGAGGGCTCAATTACCTCGTACAATACGGCGTCGTTGCATTGTGATTCCGGATGGAATTGAAATCAACTATTTTAGAAGGACAATTCCAAGCCCAGATATATCTGATATAAAATACTTAACCTACGGCACGCGTGGCATGGAGGTTGTTCGTGGATTTCCAGAGTTTATCCTGGAATTGCCAAGTGTGCTTGCCCAATACGAAGATATTGTAGTGCAGATCGCAGGTGAAGACGAGATTAACTATGGAGGTAAGCAGCCACTTGAGGGTAGCTGGGGCAAATGGGCGATAAAATACCTCAAAGAAGCTGGCTTGGATCATCGTGTTCAGTTCCTGGGAAGATTGTCGCGACATAACTACAGGGATTGGCTGTATCGTTCGTGGTGTCATGTCTACTTAACCCAGCCCTACGTAGCAAGCTGGAGCTTGTTGGAGTCTATGGCTTGTGGTGCACTTTTAGTAGCCTCAGACGTTGAGCCAGTGCGTGAGTTCGTGACGAATTACGAAGGATTCCTGGTCGATCACCGCCAACCTGGATGGCTGCATGCTAAAATAGAACAAATATATTTAAACCAAGAGGTTTTTATAAGCCTAAGAAAGAGATTGGCAGAAAAAGTATTAGCATATGATATATCAGCAAGTAATTTGCTGTGGCAGTCTTGCATCTGTCACTGA